In Pseudomonas glycinae, the DNA window GCTCACTGACGATGGTCTTCAATGAGTGGCTGTCGCAGCAGCAAATGACCCAAGTCGCCGCATTGCGCAACGGATCGGACGGCAAACGCGATCTGGCCGAGCACGGCCCTCGCTCGCTGGACGTCGCCGAGCGGATCGACCGCCAGCGCAACCTCGCCACGTTCAGTGCGCCTCCCGGCCTGGACGGCCTGACCCCGACGCCGGAGAGCGAAGTCGAACCGTCACTGTTCGGCAACCTGCAGGCCGATGTGCCCTGGTCCCTGCGACAGACTGCCGTCAAGCGAGCGTTCGATGCACTGGAGTCATTGGCGGATGATGAAGCCCTGCGCTCGTTCAGAGCGCTGCAAACAACGCAGGAAAACGCCGAGCAAGCCGCCGACCTCGCCGCGCGGGCGCTGCTCGAGCGTGAGCGAACGTTGGACATCCCCACGTTCAATCGGCAGTTCACCGCGCTGTACAACGCCCACAGACAAGGGCTGATTGCCGAGGCGCAAATGCAACGGGCCCTGAATCAGATCAGCGTTGAAGAACATCAGCTGCTCACAGCAATGCTTGGCACAACCGACAGCGCCGATAGCGATTTTGTAGCAGCCGGCCTCACGCTGTCGCTGACCGAGTCCGAAGAAAGCAGCACCACGATCAACCATCAAGAGATCAACGGCGCGTTCGTGCTGATGCGCCGGCAGCGTCCACCAGACCGCACGCAAAGCCTGATGCTCTACTGGCCCGGCAGCGGCGGCGGACTGCAACGGTTCGCCGATCGCCAGGCCCTGGAACAGCAGTTGTTCAAGGTGCATGCAAATGCAGACAGCCCGGCGCTGGTGTTGACACCACTCTCAGGCGATCCGCTGCAATACGCGTTGAATCAGCTGACCGGCGAGTTCGAAACCCGGGCGGCCACCATTCGCCAACGCAACAACGAACCCTCGCAGGCACGACAGCGTGCAGATGAGCTGCAACACCTGCGCAGCCAGACGCTTGCCCTTCTACAAGTGCCAATCCACGCAGCCCGACGGCTGGCCATGGACTTTCGACTGGATCAGCAACGCAGCGCCACCCTCGCCACACAGTTGCCCGACTGGCTGCGCAATCTGCCGCAAACCGAACAACGCCCCCTCAAGGAACTGATCCAGGCCTGGATCGTTGCGATGAACCGCAGTCACGCATTACTGACCGTCACGTTGCCGCCTCGCGAGGATTTCACCCGCCAGCGTCTGCAGGAACGGCTGCGTCGGGACTTCTCCCTTGAAGGGCATTTTTCGGTGCAACTGAACCTGCCGGATTCGGTGGCACTGCAGAGGCAGACATTCAACGCGCCCGGCGCCCCCGGCACACCTCAAAAACTGGTGGCGATACCCAGCGCCACCCGCAGCAGCCTGTCGCTGGAAACCCTGGCGCAGCTCAACATCGACAATACACCGTCGATGAATCTGGAACCCTTGCTGATGCGCCTGGACTTCATGCAGGTCGAAGTCAGTGCCAGCGACGACCGCGAACGCTCCACCCTGCTTGAGGGGATCACCCTTCCCTATCTGCGCAAGCTGCTGCCGGAGCTGGATCTGCCCAAGGCCTACGAGCAACTGATTCACTCCACCTTCAAAGGCGCGACCGACGAGCCGCCGTTCCGGCGGGATCATCGGCGCGAATGTCTGCTCGAACCCTGGCGCCTGATGCTCAGGCTGCAAGGTCGATGCGCATGGCTGCAACATCAGATCGACCAATCTGCGTTGCAGATCTTCGATACGGCCATCGATGCCGACACCGACGAAGCCTGGAACCATGGTGATCGACGTATCGTGCTGCGCCCGGCGTTCCTGTCCGCCGGTGGTCCGGACACACCGGGCGAAGGGCCCGCTACGCTGTCCGGCGTGACCTTTATCGAAGAACAGGCAGGCGGCACGACATTGCTGTACCTGCCGGATGCGCCCGACGGTCGATTCCTGCGCGGTTACGACAGCCTCGAAGCGGCTCGCAAGGATCTGTTCCATCGCTGCAGCCAGGACACGATGATCCGCTATCTCGCCGGCCGCGCCTTGCAGGGTAGCGTCCGGGCCCACGAAAAACGTATCGCTGAAGCAGTGGATAAACGCTTTGACGGCATGATCGGCGTCGGACTGAAATGGCCACCCACCACATCGCTCGCCGCGCATCTGCTCGATGCCCATATGGGCCGCCTGATCGAGGCCCATCGCGGCACCTCGCGCTCAAATGAAGCGCTGTACCAAGAGCGCTATGCCCTCAATGGTCCCCGAGTATTCAACTACCTGAAAATGGCCTTGGGGCTGGTGCCCTTCGTGGGTACGGCAATCGCGCTGTATGACGCCTGGATCGCCGGCAATCAGGCCGTCGCGGCGTTTTTGCGGGGCAAGGTCGGCGATGGGCTGGCCGAGGTCGAATCGCTGCTGCTGTGCCTGATCGATGCCGCCATCGATCTTTTGCCCGGCGCCGGCGCGAGCCTCAAAGCCCGTTCGGCGACCCGCACCCGCCTGCTTCGGAACCTGGCGACAGACTCAGCAGCGCTGACGTTGCGCAATCAAACCCAGACGCGCCGCATCGTCGAACGATTCGCCGGATACGAATATGAGAACCCGCTCTCGCTGGCCGGTGTGCAACCGGTCGACAGTGGCGTGTGGCGAAACATTTACCGGCATGCCGACGGGAATTTCATCGTCCGCCAGGGCAGGGTTTACAAAGTCGAATGGAGTCGTGATTCACGCAACTGGCGTTTGAGCGGCACCCCCCGCAAGACCTATAAACAACCCATCGCCCTGAACGAGGCAGGTGAGTGGGATACCTGGTTCGGTGTCTACGGCACCACGTTCGAGGGCGGGGGACTCGGTGGCGGCAATGTGCTGGGGTACATCGCCGACACCCTCGATCCGGTCTGGCCGCAAGCCATCCGCAACCGCCTGCCGCGCCGGTGGGTCGACCGCGCTTATCGGTTGCACCATCGGCTGACCCTTGAATGTGACAGTTTGAGCAACCGCATCGACGCCCAGGTTCGAAGAAGCGAAGTGGTGATCAATACCCACTACCAGCACCCCGATAATCTGCTGTTCAGACTGGCAGCAGAAAAATGCTGCCGGGATGACATTGCCTTGGCCAAGCGTCAGTTTCAGACAGTGGCCGAGCTGCGTCCCCTTTCCCACGGCAACAAGCTGCGTGCCTTGCTGGATATACAGAGCCGCGACGCCAAACTGATCACCGACCGCCTCAAACACCGCGCGCTGATCACCAACCAGCGCATCAGGAAAAGACTGGATGACCTCGATGCACAGCATGAGGCCCTCGATGCGCTGCCGGCGGAGTCGATCGACGCGCGCTGGAGACAGCGTCAGGACATGCACCGGACCCGTCTCGAGATCATCAGCGCTATCGAGGACGTAGAAGGATTCATGAGCGATCTCAACCGTTGGTACAGCCTCATCACCGTGCAAACGGACAGGGCCAGACTGAGGGCGGTGGTCGATGACATGAACCGACGCATGACCGATTTCAATCTCGGGTACGTCAAGACTTCGCAACGCCTGGAGACGGTGCAGAACTTCGAACACACCGGCGATATCTCCTGGCGTTATCTGCAACAAAGTGCCTGGCAATTGCGGGCCGACATGGACCGAGCCCTGTTCACTCAGTTCAGTCTGTCGGAAGTCAGCGCCACACGGGCGCAGCGCATGCAGATACTGACTGACTGCCTCGACACCTATGCAAAATATCGCCGGGAAATGAACCAGTGGACCGCCAGTTACCCCCAGTACTTTCATATGGAAGAGTTCGAACCGTTGATGGCCGGCGTGGAAGCCATGGCCGAGCGTGCCAGAAAGGCCATCGACCTTCCGGTACCCGCTCGCCCTGGCGGGCAGCGCGACAAGAAAATCTTCCGGACCGAAAACGATCAGTGGCTGATCGGGGTGGAGAACTGGGAACTCAGAACCCGCAAACGGCAATTCGTCCTGAACCACGGCAAAGCCGGGCAGCAAGTCTGGGAACAGGCAACCAACGGCCGGTATCGCCAGGTGACGCCACCGCCACAAACACTGCCGCCGGCGCCCCGCCATCTGCCGTCACTGCTGGCCGATGCGCGCAAGCGGCTTGATGGACAATCGGCCTATCAGGCAAAGGTGCAGACCTATGCCGAACACGACATGCTCCCGGTGGATCTGGAACACATGATGGTCAGTGAAGCCAATGACTTGTCGCGCCGGGCCAAAGATATCGAAGCCCTGTCCGCCGGACATCCGGTGATCGCAGAACTGAACGCCATGGCGGCCCGAATGCGTATTCAAGGACGGCAAATGCGCACCCGGCAGACCCTTGCCAGCCGAAGCCCCACCGATGGCATGCTCGAAGATCTGCTGCAACAAAATGCCGTGGAGGTCCGCAAGGTCGCGCTGATGAAGCAACTGCGCAATCGCACCGACGGCCGGCCAGATTACCTGCAGGAATACGAAATTCGCGATCTGAGCCTCCAGCCGCCCCGGCTGTTGTGGTATGCACATTTTCACTACAGCAAAGCCAGGCCAGCGTTCGGCGACTTCGAAAAAGCCCATTTGAAACTGCCTGAACACCGTGGCAAGACCCACGCTGACGATCAAACGTTGCCCTACGCCGACATCGGCAAGCGTTCGCCAGTGCTGCCCTGGTTCGAAGCGCTTTGACACGACCCGGGGAGCGGTTCGCCGCTCCCTGTCTCTTGCGTGTTACGCCAACTGACTGCGCAACTGCCGCGCCGCCGCGACCATGTTGACCAGCGCTGCTTCGGTCTCCGGCCAGGCGCGGGTTTTCAGCCCGCAGTCGGGGTTGACCCACAGGCGCTGGGCCGGAATCCGTTTTACGGCTTTGCTCATCAACTTGACCATCTCGGCAGTGTCCGGCACCCGCGGCGAGTGGATGTCGTAGACACCCGGGCCGATGTCGTTCGGGTAGTCGAACGCTTCGAAGGCCTCGAGCAATTCCATGTCCGAACGCGAGGTTTCGATGGTGATCACGTCGGCGTCCATGTCGGCAATCGCCTTGATCACATCGTTGAATTCGCTGTAGCACATGTGGGTATGAATCTGCGTTTCATCCTTCACCCCCGAGGCGGTCAGGCGGAACGCCTCCACGGCCCAGTCGAGGTATTCCTGCCATTGTTCACGGCGCAGCGGCAGGCCTTCGCGGAACGCGGCTTCGTCGATCTGCACGATCTTGATCCCGGCGTTTTCCAGGTCCACCACTTCGTCCCGCAGGGCCAGCGCCAGTTGTTGCGCCTGGACTTTGCGCGACACGTCTTCGCGCGGGAACGACCACATCAACATGGTCACCGGGCCGGTCAGCATGCCTTTCATGACCTTGTCGGTCAGACCCTGGGCATAAGTGATCCAGTCTACGGTCATGGCGTTCGGACGACTCAGATCGCCATAAATCACTGCCGGTTTCACGCAGCGGGAACCGTAGCTCTGGACCCAGCCGAAGCGGGTGAGCAGGTAACCGTCGAGCTGTTCGGCGAAGTACTCGACCATGTCGTTGCGCTCGGCTTCACCGTGCACCAGCACATCCAGGCCCAGGCGTTCCTGCACCTGCACCGCGTGGCGGATTTCGCTGCGCATGGCATCGTGGTAATCGTTGGCCGACAGCTTGCCCTGCTTGAACGCCTGACGGGCCAGACGAATCGAGGCGGTCTGCGGGAACGAGCCGATGGTGGTGGTCGGGAACGTCGGCAATTTCAGACGCGCCTGTTGCGCGGCGATGCGTTTGGCGAACGGCGAATGGCGCTGGCTGTCGCTGGCATTGATCGCCTCGATCCGCGCCTGCACTTCAGCTTTGTGAATGCGCGGCGAGCGGGCGCGGCTTTGCTGAATGGCGCGGCTTGCGGCCAGTGCGCTTT includes these proteins:
- a CDS encoding dermonecrotic toxin domain-containing protein, translating into MVERSFLENLPAPLNLQHEFPPLPLSVDESLLQGAAIRRRTCSEGLRQLCAGAPSVRDTLDRLLHEKLGLDGQQCGLLFHPTNRHAQRFVSLTAACAFVVQHPRLEEWLDNRCRLTGVNSAHALSTLTPSQLLEQIKALEPALALDERWQAYWSSRAPGTPLSRRDQADRLYRGHVEAAAQMAFARRTVTAEQLEPLWALMDGAQTRNASDDTLRIELPTLRLHNGVRVRPAAAWVISRADDDAHLLYVPDQADAIQAFARRSDVQTWLAQPPFVPAGLPVENLQVEYAAVGRSLTMVFNEWLSQQQMTQVAALRNGSDGKRDLAEHGPRSLDVAERIDRQRNLATFSAPPGLDGLTPTPESEVEPSLFGNLQADVPWSLRQTAVKRAFDALESLADDEALRSFRALQTTQENAEQAADLAARALLERERTLDIPTFNRQFTALYNAHRQGLIAEAQMQRALNQISVEEHQLLTAMLGTTDSADSDFVAAGLTLSLTESEESSTTINHQEINGAFVLMRRQRPPDRTQSLMLYWPGSGGGLQRFADRQALEQQLFKVHANADSPALVLTPLSGDPLQYALNQLTGEFETRAATIRQRNNEPSQARQRADELQHLRSQTLALLQVPIHAARRLAMDFRLDQQRSATLATQLPDWLRNLPQTEQRPLKELIQAWIVAMNRSHALLTVTLPPREDFTRQRLQERLRRDFSLEGHFSVQLNLPDSVALQRQTFNAPGAPGTPQKLVAIPSATRSSLSLETLAQLNIDNTPSMNLEPLLMRLDFMQVEVSASDDRERSTLLEGITLPYLRKLLPELDLPKAYEQLIHSTFKGATDEPPFRRDHRRECLLEPWRLMLRLQGRCAWLQHQIDQSALQIFDTAIDADTDEAWNHGDRRIVLRPAFLSAGGPDTPGEGPATLSGVTFIEEQAGGTTLLYLPDAPDGRFLRGYDSLEAARKDLFHRCSQDTMIRYLAGRALQGSVRAHEKRIAEAVDKRFDGMIGVGLKWPPTTSLAAHLLDAHMGRLIEAHRGTSRSNEALYQERYALNGPRVFNYLKMALGLVPFVGTAIALYDAWIAGNQAVAAFLRGKVGDGLAEVESLLLCLIDAAIDLLPGAGASLKARSATRTRLLRNLATDSAALTLRNQTQTRRIVERFAGYEYENPLSLAGVQPVDSGVWRNIYRHADGNFIVRQGRVYKVEWSRDSRNWRLSGTPRKTYKQPIALNEAGEWDTWFGVYGTTFEGGGLGGGNVLGYIADTLDPVWPQAIRNRLPRRWVDRAYRLHHRLTLECDSLSNRIDAQVRRSEVVINTHYQHPDNLLFRLAAEKCCRDDIALAKRQFQTVAELRPLSHGNKLRALLDIQSRDAKLITDRLKHRALITNQRIRKRLDDLDAQHEALDALPAESIDARWRQRQDMHRTRLEIISAIEDVEGFMSDLNRWYSLITVQTDRARLRAVVDDMNRRMTDFNLGYVKTSQRLETVQNFEHTGDISWRYLQQSAWQLRADMDRALFTQFSLSEVSATRAQRMQILTDCLDTYAKYRREMNQWTASYPQYFHMEEFEPLMAGVEAMAERARKAIDLPVPARPGGQRDKKIFRTENDQWLIGVENWELRTRKRQFVLNHGKAGQQVWEQATNGRYRQVTPPPQTLPPAPRHLPSLLADARKRLDGQSAYQAKVQTYAEHDMLPVDLEHMMVSEANDLSRRAKDIEALSAGHPVIAELNAMAARMRIQGRQMRTRQTLASRSPTDGMLEDLLQQNAVEVRKVALMKQLRNRTDGRPDYLQEYEIRDLSLQPPRLLWYAHFHYSKARPAFGDFEKAHLKLPEHRGKTHADDQTLPYADIGKRSPVLPWFEAL
- the metE gene encoding 5-methyltetrahydropteroyltriglutamate--homocysteine S-methyltransferase — protein: MAVAHTLGFPRIGADRELKKALEACWKGDLDQAALNQVGRELRARHWQLQKDAGIDLLPVGDFAWYDQVLTHSLTFGVIPERFDAVRDERGLPTLDTLFAMARGATSSCCGGEHGKTQYAQELTKWFDTNYHYLVPEFSADQQFKLSWEQLFDEVEEAKALGHNVKPVIIGPLTYLWLGKAKGNDFDKLDLLERLLPVYNQILGRLAAQGVEWVQIDEPILTLDLPQAWKSAFERAYHILQYSPLKKLVATYFSGLQDNLGLAVGLPVQGLHIDAVRAPEQLGQVLDRLPTYKILSVGLVNGRNVWRCELEQALAQLQPAQERFGDNLWVSSSCSLLHSPVDVEREDKLDPELKSWLAFAVQKCSEISVLRDALNDPQAPNVQSALAASRAIQQSRARSPRIHKAEVQARIEAINASDSQRHSPFAKRIAAQQARLKLPTFPTTTIGSFPQTASIRLARQAFKQGKLSANDYHDAMRSEIRHAVQVQERLGLDVLVHGEAERNDMVEYFAEQLDGYLLTRFGWVQSYGSRCVKPAVIYGDLSRPNAMTVDWITYAQGLTDKVMKGMLTGPVTMLMWSFPREDVSRKVQAQQLALALRDEVVDLENAGIKIVQIDEAAFREGLPLRREQWQEYLDWAVEAFRLTASGVKDETQIHTHMCYSEFNDVIKAIADMDADVITIETSRSDMELLEAFEAFDYPNDIGPGVYDIHSPRVPDTAEMVKLMSKAVKRIPAQRLWVNPDCGLKTRAWPETEAALVNMVAAARQLRSQLA